The genomic segment CCCGAAAGGCCGGGCAGCATCCAGTCCAGGAGGATCAGGTCGGGGATCTTCTCGCGCATCTGGTCGGCGGCTTCATCGCCGCTCGCCGAGGAGAGCACGGTGAATCCTTCCGCCTCGAGGTTGTAGCGCATCATCAGCGCCAGATCGGCCTCGTCTTCGACGATCATGATCGTTGCAGGCATTTCAGCGGTTCCGGGTGGGGGAAAGGCTGGGGGTTCGCGAGATTACTCGCGAACCTGGGTCCGGTGGAGGTCTTCGACGTCGCCCGAGAGATACCGGCCGGTGTCGAGATAGAAGGCGGCCTCGGCGATGTTGGTGGCGTGGTCGCCGACGCGCTCGAGGTTCTTGGCGCAGAACAGCAGGTGCGTGCACTGCGTGATGTTGCGCGGATCCTCCATCATGTACGTGAGCAGTTCGCGGAAGATCGAGGTGTAGAGCGCATCGATCTCGTCGTCGCGGTTGCACACGGCAATCGCGGCCGCCCCGTTGCGGGTCGAATAGGCATCGAGCGCCGCCTTGAGCTGGGCCAGGATCAGGTCCGTCATGTGCTTGAGCCCGTTGTAGAACTTGGGCGCGAGCGACAGGCCTTCGATCTGGAGGGCGCGGCGCGAGACCTGCTTGGCCATGTCGCCGACGCGCTCGAGGTCGTTGGCCACGTGGATCGAGGTGATGATCGAGCGCAGGTCCGTGGCCATGGGCTGGCGGCGGGCGATCATGGAAACCGCGGTTTCGTCGATCTTGCGCTGCATCTCGTCGATGCGCTTGTCGGCGGCGACCGTCTGGCGGGCGAGGTTATGGTCGAGCTTGAGCAGCGCCGTGGTGGCGTTCAGCACGGCCGCTTCCACCTCCCCGCCCATCTCGGAAATCGACCGGGCCAGCTGGGTCAGCTCATCCTCGTAGGAGGAGACGATGTGTTCGCTCTGTAGGGTGGGCATCTAGGGCTCCTTAGCCGATACGGCCAGTGATGTAGTCCTGGGTCTTCTTGTTGACCGGATTGGTGAAGATCTCTTCGGTGACGCCTTCCTCGATCAGCTTGCCGAGGTGGAAGAACGCCGTCTTCTGGGAAACGCGGGCGGCCTGCTGCATCGAGTGCGTCACGATCACGATGGTGAAGTTCTCGCGCAGCTCGTCGATGAGCTCTTCGATGATGGCGGTGGCGATCGGGTCGAGCGCCGAGCAGGGCTCGTCCATCAGCAGCACTTCGGGCTTGGTGGCGATGGCGCGCGCAATGCACAGGCGCTGCTGCTGCCCGCCCGAAAGCCCGGTGCCCGGGGAGTCGAGGCGATCCTTGACCTCCTCGAACAGGCCCGCGCGGCGCAGCGAGGAGACGACCACTTCATCCATCTCGGCCTTTGTGCGGGCCAGCCCATGGATGCGCGGGCCGTAGGCCACGTTCTCGTAGATGGACTTGGGGAAGGGATTGGGCTTCTGGAACACCATGCCGACACGGGCGCGCAGCTCGACCACGTCGATATTGCGGTCATAGATGTCGTCGCTGTCGAGCAGGATCTCGCCGGTCACTCGGCAGGAGTCGATGGTGTCGTTCATGCGGTTCAGGCACCGCAGGAACGTCGACTTGCCGCAACCGGACGGGCCGATGAGCGAAGTCACGCGGTTACGCTCGATGTCGAGGTTGACGTCGAACAGGGCCTGCTTCTCCCCGTAGAAGACCGAGACGTCCTTGCCGCGGATCTTGACGGGAACGGTGCTTGCGGGCGCCGGAGCGGTGTCGAGGGTCATAGCTTCACTCATTTGTCGGTCCTACCAGCGGCGTTCGAAGCGTTTGCGAAGGATGATGGCGGTGATGTTCATCACGGCAAGGAAGGCCAGCAGCACGATAATGCCACCGGAAGTGCGTTCCACGAAGGCGCGTTCGGCTTCGTTGGACCACATGTAGATCTGGACGGGCAGGGCGGTCGCCGGCTGCAGCGGGGTCGCCGGATAGTCCGCCACGAACGCCACCATGCCGATGAGGAGCAGGGGGGCGGTTTCGCCCAGGGCGCGGGCGAGGCCGATGATGGTGCCCGTGAGCACGCCGGGCATCGCCAGCGGCAGCACGTGGTGGAACACCATCTGCATGCGCGAAGCGCCCAGGCCCAGCGCCGCCGAGCGGATGGAGGGCGGCACCGAGCGCAGCGCGGCGCGGGTGGCGATGATGATGGTCGGCAGCGTCATCAGTGAGAGCACGAGCCCGCCCACGATCGGCGCCGAGCGCGGCATGCCCATGAAGTTGATGAAGACGGCCAGGCCGAGGAGGCCAAAGACGATCGAGGGGACGGCGGCCAGGTTGTTGATGTTGATCTCGATGATGTCGGTCACCCGGTTCTTGGGGGCGAACTCCTCCAGATAGATCGAGGCGGCAACCCCGATCGGCAGGGCGACGATCAGGACGATCAGCATCATGTAGGCCGAGCCGACCATGGCCACGCCCAGGCCCGAAGCTTCCGGGCGGCTGGAGGCGCCATAGGTGAACAGGCCCCAGTTGAAGGGCGTCGAGATCCGGCCGTGCTGGCGCAGCTCCTCGAGCCAGGCGATCTGCTGGTCGGAAACCTTGCGCTTGGCCTCGGGCACGGAGAGGTCGATCTGGCCCTTGTTGGCGCTGTCGATATCGGCCCCGGCCAGCAGCGCCACCGTCTGGGTGGTGCCCACGATCGAGGGATCGGCCTGAACCATGGCGCGCAGCTGCCCGCGCACCGAATCCGAGACCATGCCCGAAACCTGCTTCATCGCCTTGCTGTCGCTCGGGTCGACCCCGAGCACGGCGGCCAGCGAGAGGCGGGCCACCTGCGGGTAGTTGGCGGTCACCAGCACCTTGGGGTCGCTGGCGCGCTTGTCGCCCTTGTCGATGATGTCGGCAGAGAAGTTCACCGGAATGGTGATGGCCGTCTGCACGAACGCCGTATAGCCCTTGCTGACGATCGAGCCGAGCAGGATCACCAGGAATATGACGCCGAAGGCGATGGCGGCGATACCCATGGCGCGGAAGCGCTGTTCGGCGGCGTAGCGGCGCTTGAGGCCGATATCGCGGCGGGCCGGAACGTCTGCGGCGGAAGCCTGCGTATCCATGACAGCTTGGCTCATTCGTACTGCTCCCGATAGCGGCGGACGATCCACAGGGCGAACACGTTCATCCCCAGGGTGATCACGAAGAGGGTAAGGCCCAGGGCGAAGGCCACCAGGGTCTGCGGCGAGTTGAACTCGAGGTCGCCCGTCAGCTGGTTGACGATCTTGACCGTAATGGTGGTCATGGCCTCGAAGGGATTGATGGTGAGCCGCGCGGCAACGCCCGCCGCCAGCACCACGATCATGGTCTCGCCGATGGCGCGCGAGGCGGTGAGCAGCAGTGCGCCCACGATGCCCGGCAGCGCCGCCGGCAGGATGACGCGCTTGATGGTCTCCGAGCGGGTCGCGCCCAGGCCGAGCGAACCGTCGCGCATGGCGCGGGGCACGGCGGTGATCACGTCGTCCGAAAGCGAGGACACCAGCGGGATGAGCATCACGCCCATCACGAACCCGGCCGTGAAGACCGACTGCGCCTGGATGAAGGCGGTGCCGCCGGCAAGGGCCGCCGAAAGGTCGCGCAGGAAGGGCCCGAGGGTCACCACCGCGAAGATACCGTAGACGATGGTCGGGATACCGGCGAGCAGTTCGAGCACCGGCTTGACGATCGAACGCACCTGCGGGGAGGCATATTCACCCATGTAGATGGCCGACATGAGCCCCACGGGCACGGCGACCAGCATCGAGACGAGCGCGATGTAGAGCGTGCCGGCGAGCAGCGGGATGAGGCCGAACTGGCCTTCGCTGTCGGTCGCGCCGGCCGCGGCGAAACGCGGGTCCCACACGGTGCCGAAGAAGAAGTGCATCGGATTGACCTGGGAGAAGAAGGTCATGGTTTCCGAAAGCATCGAGAGCACGATGCCGATGGTGGTCAGGATCGCGATGCCCGAGGCGCCGAACAGGGCCCAGAGCATGACGCGCTCCACATTGTTGCGGGCGCGGGCGCGCGGCTTGACCATGCCCAGCCCGATGGCGGCCCCGGCGAGCGCCAGGATGATGGCGATGCCTCCGCCCAGGCGGCTGGCCAGCGTGGCCGTTTCATTCACGCTCAGCGCGATGGGCAGCATGTAGTCCTGGCCCTGGCTGGCGAGCAGGATTCCCTGCTCGGCGGCGACGGGCACGAAATCGGCATAGGATTTCGGCAGGTCGGCGGCGGTATGGATATCGAGGGCGCCCAGGGCGCCGGCGGCGCGGTCGATCATGCCGAGCGCCAGGCTGCGCTCACCGACGCTGATATCGGCCGGGAGCTGCGCATTGATCATGTTGTCGGTGTAGATGCTGGCGCCGATCGCCCACACGACAAGGAAAAGCACTGCGGGAACGGTTGCGAGCAGGAACGCCCACCAACCGTGGTAGTTGGGCAGGGAGTGCGGCTTGGCGGCCCCGTCGCGCTGTGCTGCGGCGCGCTGGCGTCCGATCACGAACGCGACCACACCGATCGCGGCGATGATGGCGAAGACTATGGTTGCCGACATCTTGCTTCCCTGTATTGCGCCCCCTGTGCCGGGAGCTGCCGTTGAAGAGGTGGAAGGCGCGATCCCTTTCGGAGCCGCGCCTTCCCGCTGATTACATCGTGGTGCCGGCGGCGAACTTGTCGCGCTGGGCCTGACGCTCGGCGTCCGGAGCGGCAACCAGGCCGTACTGGGCCAGCGGGCTGTCAGGGCCGGTCATTTCGTCCGACAGGAAGAACTCGACATATTCCTTCAGGCCCGGGATGACGCCCAGGTGAGCCTTCTTGACGTAGAAGAACAGCGGACGGGAAACCGGGTAGGTGCCGTCGGCGATGGTCTCGGTCGAGGGCGTGATGCCGCCAACGGTCGCGACCTTGAGCTTGTCGGCGTTGTTCTCGTAGAAGGCCAGGCCGAACACGCCCATGCCGGTCTTGTTCGAGTCGATGCGGGCCAGGGTCTCGGTGTAGTCGCCGTCGATATCGACAGCCTTGCCGTCCTTGCGGATGGCGATGCAGGTCTTGGCGACATCGGCGTCGGCGACGCCGGCGGCCTTCAGGCCATCCTTGTCGCAGCCGGCGGTCATGAGCTTCTCTTCGAAGACTTCACGGGTGCCGTGCTTTTCGCCCGGGATGTAGGCGGCGATATCCCATTCCGGGAAAGCCGGGTTCACTTCGCTCCACTTGGAGTAGGGGTTGTCCACCAGCTTGCCGTCGACGACGACCTTGGCGGCCAGGGCCTTGTAGATGTCGGCCGGCTGGATGGCGAAGTCCGGGCCGTTGATGTCGGTGGCGAACACGATGCCGTCGTAACCGATCTTGACCTCTTCGACGTCCGCGACGCCGTTGGTCTTGCAGGTGGCCAGCTCGTCGGCCTTCATCGCACGCGAAGCGTTGGCGATGTCGATCTTGTCTTCACCCACGCCTTCGCAGAACTGCTTGATGCCGGCGCCCGAACCACCCGATTCCACGACCGGGGTCTTGAAGTCCGGATAGGTCTCGCCGAAAGCCTCGGCAACGATCTTGGCATAGGGCAGAACGGTGGAGGAACCGGCGACCTGGATCTGGTCGCGGGCAAAGGCAGAAGTGGCGCCGAGAGCCGACAACGCAACGAGCGCAACGCCGGCGTAGAGAGCGGTCTTCATGAGGTCTTCCTTTCAGGAAACTTGTGGGTCCCCAAACCCGGGCGGTCAGCCGGTCATTCTGGCTCGACCAGACCGGGGTCCCGTGTTTGACGGGGGCAACCTATGGGCCTGCCGCTATGGTTTTATGTCAGTTCGATTGCAGTTCTGTGACAATTCAAGTCGCTGAATACAAAAGGGATTTTATCAGCGCACATCAAAACTGCGGTGGAAAATGACAATTTCCCCCGCCCTCGTGCACTTGCTCCCGGCGAGTCCCCGAGGGGATTCCCGCCCTAGCGCGGCAGCAGCACTTCCACGCGCGTGCCTTCGCCGGGCTGGCTCTTGATCGTCAGGTTGCCGCGATGGCGCTGCACGATGTGCTTGACGATGGCCAGGCCCAGCCCGGTGCCCTTTTTCTTCTTGCTGTCCGCATCCGCCCGGTAGAAGCGTTCGGTCAGGCGCGGCACATGCTGCGGCTCGATTCCGGGGCCGTAATCGGTCACCGTCACCGCGAAATCGTAGCCGGGACGGTTGCTCACGGGCGCCAGCACGATATCCACCTTGCCGCCGTCCCCGCCATAGCTGATGGCGTTCTCGAGCAGGTTCTCGAATACCTCGTAGAGTTCGTCGCGCTCGCCCGTCACATTGGTCTTGCCCTCGGGCACTTCCACGCTCACCGCCACGCCCGCTTCCTGGGAGAGGCTTTCCAGCCCCTCGCTGACTTCGCGCAGCAGGATGCCCAGGTCCACCGTGCCCTTGGGCAGCACGTGCTGGCGCATTTCGATGCGCGAGAGCGAGAGCAGGTCGTCGATGAGCTTGGACATGCGCTGCGCCTGTCCGCGCATGATGCCCAGGAACCGCTCGCGGGCCGCCTGGTCCTTGGAGGCAGGACCGAGCAGCGTGTCGATGAAGCCGATCAGCGAGGTCAGCGGCGTGCGCAGCTCGTGGCTGGCATTGGCGATGAAGTCCGAGCGCATGGCCTCGACCCGCTTCTGGTCGGTCAGGTTCTGCAGCGTCAGGATCGTCAGCGTCGGGTCGGCGGTCGGCCCGCCCATGCGGAACGGGGAGATCATCACCTTGTACCAGGTCTCGTTGGGCACGGTCAGGTGCAGTTCCACCGTCTGCGCCACACCCGTCTGCATCGCCGCGTCGATTGCGGTGAGCATGGCCGGGGTCCGGAACGAGAAGGCTACGGGGTCGCCGAGCCGCGCGCTGGGGAACTCGCGCGCCGCCACCGAATTGCGATGCACGATCACGCCGCGCCGGCTGAGCAGCAGGCACGGGTCGCCCAGCGCATCGGCGAACGCGATGATATGGGCGTCGCGCTCCGTATCGGCCCCGTTGGCCGGCGCCGCCTTGCCGATGGCCGGCGCCGAGGGGATGAACGCGGCCGCGATGGCGATGGCGAGGAACGCGATGGCCATGCCCCAGTAGGAGGCTCCTCCGGCAATGGCGATGACCAGTAGCACGATGGCCACCACGAGCAGCAGCGCCCGCCGGCGCGAAAGCATTTCCTTCCAGCCCGGGAGCGGGTTGTGGGAATTGCCGGAAGTGTCGTTGGTCATTGTGAATTCCTGGTAGGCGGGGGGCCGCCGTCTTGCGCGCCTTCCGGGTTCATAGCACGGTGGCGTTCTTATAGGAGGATCAGTGTGGCAGACCCGTACGACAGTTTCGATATAGAGAACCCCGATCTCCCCAAGGGTATCAAGAAGGCCGCCATGGAGTCGGGCGGCTATCCCTATTCCAGGAAGCTCGATGACGAGCAATATGCCGACGAACTGCTCGGCGTGCAGAAGCAGCTCGTCCTGCTCCAGTCGCACCTGGCCAAGAACGGGGACCGCATCATGCTGGTCTTCGAGGGGCGCGACGCCGCCGGCAAGGGCGGCACCATCAAGACCTACCTGGCCAACCTCAACCCGCGCTACAACATCATCGCCGCGCTGCCCAAGCCCAACGACCGGGAGAGCACGCAGTGGTATTTCCAGCGCTATGTCGACTGGCTCCCCGCGGCCGGGGAGACCGTGCTCTTCGATCGCTCATGGTATAACCGCGCCGGCGTCGAGCCGGTCATGGGCTTCTGCAAGCCCGAGCAGACCGCCGAATTCCTCATCGAGGCGCCCCGCTTCGAGCGCATGCTGGTGGCCGACGGCATTCACCTGCACAAGATCTGGCTCGATATCGGCCGCGAAATGCAGCTCAAGCGTTTCCACGACCGCCGCCACGATCCCCTCAAGGTCTGGAAGCTTTCGCCCATCGACATGGAGGCCCTGCCGCGCTGGCAAGCCTATTCGAAGGCGCGCAACACCATGCTCGAGGAAACCGACACCGACTACGCCCCCTGGACGATCGTGCGCGCCAACGACAAGCGCCGCGCCCGCCTGAGCGTCATCCGCCTCGTCCTCTCCGGCTTCGACTACGCCGGCAAGGACGAAAAGCAGATCGGCCAGATCGACCCCCAGATCGTCCTCACCGCCAAGGACTTCCTAGCCCACTACTCCGGCACCTGAACCGCGGGGCAGGGACCACCCCCAGCGCCTCCCTCCCCCTTGTGGGGAGGGACCGAGGGTGGGGGTAAGTCAGAGGCACCGGGCAAACAATAGATCCGGACACCCGGCCACCACCCCCAAAAACAAAAACGGCCGGAAAATCCGGCCGCTTGTTCGTCTCTCGCTGCTGGCGCCTAGCGCTTGCGCTTCTCCACCTGGTGGTAGGCGCGGCGCGAGTGGAACTCGCAATAGGGGTGGCCTTCTTCCGATTCACGGCCGCAGAAATAGAAGTCCGGGGTCAGCGGATCGCCGATCGGCCACTTGCAGGTGTGTTCGTTCAGGCCCAGCAGCCCGATGCGCTCGGACTCGGGAATGAAGATCTCGGCGGCCGGGGGCACGTAGC from the Youhaiella tibetensis genome contains:
- the phoU gene encoding phosphate signaling complex protein PhoU; this translates as MPTLQSEHIVSSYEDELTQLARSISEMGGEVEAAVLNATTALLKLDHNLARQTVAADKRIDEMQRKIDETAVSMIARRQPMATDLRSIITSIHVANDLERVGDMAKQVSRRALQIEGLSLAPKFYNGLKHMTDLILAQLKAALDAYSTRNGAAAIAVCNRDDEIDALYTSIFRELLTYMMEDPRNITQCTHLLFCAKNLERVGDHATNIAEAAFYLDTGRYLSGDVEDLHRTQVRE
- the pstB gene encoding phosphate ABC transporter ATP-binding protein PstB, with protein sequence MSEAMTLDTAPAPASTVPVKIRGKDVSVFYGEKQALFDVNLDIERNRVTSLIGPSGCGKSTFLRCLNRMNDTIDSCRVTGEILLDSDDIYDRNIDVVELRARVGMVFQKPNPFPKSIYENVAYGPRIHGLARTKAEMDEVVVSSLRRAGLFEEVKDRLDSPGTGLSGGQQQRLCIARAIATKPEVLLMDEPCSALDPIATAIIEELIDELRENFTIVIVTHSMQQAARVSQKTAFFHLGKLIEEGVTEEIFTNPVNKKTQDYITGRIG
- the pstA gene encoding phosphate ABC transporter permease PstA translates to MSQAVMDTQASAADVPARRDIGLKRRYAAEQRFRAMGIAAIAFGVIFLVILLGSIVSKGYTAFVQTAITIPVNFSADIIDKGDKRASDPKVLVTANYPQVARLSLAAVLGVDPSDSKAMKQVSGMVSDSVRGQLRAMVQADPSIVGTTQTVALLAGADIDSANKGQIDLSVPEAKRKVSDQQIAWLEELRQHGRISTPFNWGLFTYGASSRPEASGLGVAMVGSAYMMLIVLIVALPIGVAASIYLEEFAPKNRVTDIIEININNLAAVPSIVFGLLGLAVFINFMGMPRSAPIVGGLVLSLMTLPTIIIATRAALRSVPPSIRSAALGLGASRMQMVFHHVLPLAMPGVLTGTIIGLARALGETAPLLLIGMVAFVADYPATPLQPATALPVQIYMWSNEAERAFVERTSGGIIVLLAFLAVMNITAIILRKRFERRW
- the pstC gene encoding phosphate ABC transporter permease subunit PstC; the encoded protein is MSATIVFAIIAAIGVVAFVIGRQRAAAQRDGAAKPHSLPNYHGWWAFLLATVPAVLFLVVWAIGASIYTDNMINAQLPADISVGERSLALGMIDRAAGALGALDIHTAADLPKSYADFVPVAAEQGILLASQGQDYMLPIALSVNETATLASRLGGGIAIILALAGAAIGLGMVKPRARARNNVERVMLWALFGASGIAILTTIGIVLSMLSETMTFFSQVNPMHFFFGTVWDPRFAAAGATDSEGQFGLIPLLAGTLYIALVSMLVAVPVGLMSAIYMGEYASPQVRSIVKPVLELLAGIPTIVYGIFAVVTLGPFLRDLSAALAGGTAFIQAQSVFTAGFVMGVMLIPLVSSLSDDVITAVPRAMRDGSLGLGATRSETIKRVILPAALPGIVGALLLTASRAIGETMIVVLAAGVAARLTINPFEAMTTITVKIVNQLTGDLEFNSPQTLVAFALGLTLFVITLGMNVFALWIVRRYREQYE
- a CDS encoding substrate-binding domain-containing protein, yielding MKTALYAGVALVALSALGATSAFARDQIQVAGSSTVLPYAKIVAEAFGETYPDFKTPVVESGGSGAGIKQFCEGVGEDKIDIANASRAMKADELATCKTNGVADVEEVKIGYDGIVFATDINGPDFAIQPADIYKALAAKVVVDGKLVDNPYSKWSEVNPAFPEWDIAAYIPGEKHGTREVFEEKLMTAGCDKDGLKAAGVADADVAKTCIAIRKDGKAVDIDGDYTETLARIDSNKTGMGVFGLAFYENNADKLKVATVGGITPSTETIADGTYPVSRPLFFYVKKAHLGVIPGLKEYVEFFLSDEMTGPDSPLAQYGLVAAPDAERQAQRDKFAAGTTM
- a CDS encoding sensor histidine kinase, with product MTNDTSGNSHNPLPGWKEMLSRRRALLLVVAIVLLVIAIAGGASYWGMAIAFLAIAIAAAFIPSAPAIGKAAPANGADTERDAHIIAFADALGDPCLLLSRRGVIVHRNSVAAREFPSARLGDPVAFSFRTPAMLTAIDAAMQTGVAQTVELHLTVPNETWYKVMISPFRMGGPTADPTLTILTLQNLTDQKRVEAMRSDFIANASHELRTPLTSLIGFIDTLLGPASKDQAARERFLGIMRGQAQRMSKLIDDLLSLSRIEMRQHVLPKGTVDLGILLREVSEGLESLSQEAGVAVSVEVPEGKTNVTGERDELYEVFENLLENAISYGGDGGKVDIVLAPVSNRPGYDFAVTVTDYGPGIEPQHVPRLTERFYRADADSKKKKGTGLGLAIVKHIVQRHRGNLTIKSQPGEGTRVEVLLPR
- the ppk2 gene encoding polyphosphate kinase 2, producing the protein MADPYDSFDIENPDLPKGIKKAAMESGGYPYSRKLDDEQYADELLGVQKQLVLLQSHLAKNGDRIMLVFEGRDAAGKGGTIKTYLANLNPRYNIIAALPKPNDRESTQWYFQRYVDWLPAAGETVLFDRSWYNRAGVEPVMGFCKPEQTAEFLIEAPRFERMLVADGIHLHKIWLDIGREMQLKRFHDRRHDPLKVWKLSPIDMEALPRWQAYSKARNTMLEETDTDYAPWTIVRANDKRRARLSVIRLVLSGFDYAGKDEKQIGQIDPQIVLTAKDFLAHYSGT